In a single window of the Litorilituus sediminis genome:
- the nadA gene encoding quinolinate synthase NadA, with protein sequence MSQSNIAVEFDFQFPAKPKPLTSDEKQQYKDRIKKLLIEKNAVLVAHYYTDPEIQALAEETGGCVADSLEMARFGNQHPAETLIVAGVKFMGDTAKVLTPEKTVIMPTLEATCSLDLGCPIEEFSAFCDQHPDHTVVVYANTSTAVKARADWIVTSSCALEIVEHLDEQGEKILWGPDRHLGNYIKNKTGADMLMWQGACIVHDEFKTKALLDMKSLHPDAAVLVHPESPMEIVELADAVGSTSQLIKAAQELPNKKFIVATDRGIFYKMQQLCPDKEFFEAPTAGEGATCRSCAHCPWMAMNGLKEIEDALLDPTGREIFVDMSLRDGALKSLNRMLDFSASLKR encoded by the coding sequence ATGAGTCAAAGCAATATTGCAGTCGAGTTTGATTTTCAATTTCCAGCTAAGCCAAAGCCATTAACTAGCGATGAAAAACAGCAATATAAAGACAGAATTAAAAAGCTTCTTATTGAAAAGAATGCGGTTTTAGTTGCCCATTATTACACCGACCCAGAAATTCAAGCATTAGCTGAAGAAACTGGCGGCTGTGTGGCTGACTCATTAGAAATGGCACGCTTTGGTAATCAACACCCAGCAGAAACACTTATTGTGGCTGGTGTTAAGTTTATGGGCGATACCGCTAAGGTATTAACGCCTGAAAAAACAGTCATTATGCCAACGCTTGAAGCAACGTGCTCTTTAGATTTAGGTTGCCCAATTGAAGAGTTTTCAGCTTTTTGTGATCAGCATCCAGATCATACTGTCGTTGTGTATGCTAATACCTCAACAGCGGTTAAAGCACGCGCTGACTGGATTGTTACTTCATCTTGTGCGCTTGAAATTGTTGAGCACTTAGATGAGCAAGGTGAGAAAATCTTATGGGGACCAGATCGTCACTTAGGTAACTATATTAAGAATAAAACAGGCGCAGATATGTTGATGTGGCAGGGCGCTTGTATAGTTCATGATGAGTTTAAAACGAAAGCATTACTGGATATGAAATCGCTTCACCCTGATGCAGCTGTATTAGTGCACCCTGAATCACCGATGGAAATTGTAGAGTTGGCCGACGCTGTAGGCTCGACTAGCCAGCTAATAAAAGCGGCGCAGGAGCTACCAAACAAGAAATTTATTGTCGCAACTGACCGTGGTATTTTCTATAAGATGCAGCAGCTTTGCCCTGATAAAGAATTCTTTGAAGCGCCAACAGCCGGTGAAGGAGCCACCTGTAGAAGTTGTGCTCATTGTCCTTGGATGGCGATGAACGGTTTAAAAGAAATAGAAGATGCTTTGTTAGACCCTACAGGCAGAGAGATCTTTGTTGATATGTCGTTACGTGACGGCGCATTAAAGTCACTTAATCGCATGTTAGACTTTTCAGCTAGTTTAAAAAGGTAA